From the genome of Scleropages formosus chromosome 25, fSclFor1.1, whole genome shotgun sequence:
CtgacaaaattaatattatctTGTTTTTTTAGAAGTGGCGCAAATGGATAGATTGCGTTATAACACGATAAAGTGTGGAAATTAAGCTCGAAATCATATTGTAGTCTTAACACAGCATCTGACTCACTCTTTCATGCCGACTTACTTATTTAATTAACTgaagtgaaaatctttagtttATTTAGACATGACGACTTGTCGGGGCACGTCCaaagttttattaattatacgattatcattattaactttttttcttattagtaGTAATAGTCTTCTTTGTTGCgtatgtaatattaataattttaattactaatttaattattactaatatatttctttttacaaaagTACATCACAGCTCTTGTCCGCGTACTGGGGATGTGATCTGTATTCTCTGACtacaaaaaacatgtaaatcacttatatttcatttaatttttgtgaaaGGTTATTGGAATCTCTGTGTTTTATgtagacacacaaacatacctAACATACCTAAACTGTTagtaaaactgtattttagaGCCAGCTAGAGCTGTTacattaatatatatacagtatatactatataatattATTGTAACGACTCGCGTTACtgattcaatgtaaatagttgcattatgggaaataatgttaaatgtgtgtaaccactggggacacttatggggaaaatggtagggtgacccTGTCTCCTAATGTCAGGAAAGAGAACCTAGGGGTGCTGGCTGGTCGGCCTGGAAGTAACGGGGTTATCGGACCGATagcatcatttcccttgtgctggtgttcaaatatcGTTCgttaccatgtacaagtatcatgaaatacTTCTTGAACACTTCTTCACAGACTTTTAGCAACATCAGtagataatactgcacataacaatgacaatgaggaatgctaataacaataaatgacaGTAggcagccagagaactcagaagatgagaatgagaatgcttgaagtgacagtgtaatctagcaatgtgcttggaaggagaagtccaactctagttacaaaaggtggcacattggtgagtgttgtatactcttacagcagtgcggtaaaagctgttcctgtacctagcaatGCGGGTGCGAacagacctgagccgctttccaaacagcaggaaagagaaaagtgcctgtgcggGGTGGCTATGATTCGTATGAATATTCAGATTTACAGGAACTTGCACATTTTGTACAGAATGGTATCCTTGCTcttatgaattcagggtaagaactgTGATCAAGTGTTACGTTTATAAGGCCACACACAACCTAACCCAGTCatctacctgctgccctaagtTTGGAAACGATTTGCACTGTACcagtaacaaaatgaaaatggattttatCTTGTATGAATGACACTTCTCGGGTGATTTGCTGCCAAAATTGTTCCGTGAACTGGGGAATAACTACAGCATAACTGGAGAATAAATTGAAGCATAATTTGCACAGcagttttctttgaaattgtATCCCCTTTGTTCTCAGTTGAAAATAAGAACTGATGCAGTTTTAGTAAAGgtactttttttgtttccttcttccTCATATAATACAAAATGGGAACACTTAACACACTTCAGATGATCAGGAACCAGAAAGGCTTTTGAATTCCCTATTCTCTGTACACAGAGTGCCAGCGGTAGTAGGTGTAAAGATCCTGTTCTTCTCATAACAGTGGGTAACTTCACCCAACCCAAAGTGGTGTTTGAACATGGGTTGAGTCCGGTTCAGTGCCTTTTTGTGGTGAGCCAGTGTAAAAATGTGGTACTATGCAGTGCAGGAGGAAGAACAATTAAGAGAAACATCTCCCCCATCCCAAAAAAATTGCAGCAGAGTGTGATCACTGACCAACCTGAAACTCCCATAATGGAAATGCTGGGCTCCATCAGAAAATAAGTTTCTTAGCTCCTCCTCCTAGCATTGGCAACAGAGTCATGCTCACCATGTGTGTGTCTTGTCTGTGTTTGCAAACAGGATGTTTCTGGTGGGACTAACAGGAGGGATAGCTTCAGGGAAAAGCACGGTATCCTCAATGCTGAGAGAGCTCGGCTGTCCCGTCATCGATGCCGATGTCGTTGCCAGACAAGGTGAGAGTCCATTGACAACTACCTACCCCCTCGAGAAGTGTTCGGAACCCAACGGTAATACTGTGCTCATTTTTTAATCCCATGCTTGTCAGTGGTGGAACCCAACAGCTCAGCATACTGCCGCATTGTGCAACACTTTGGCCAGGAAGTCCTTCTTGAGAATGGAGAGATCGACCGGCAGAAGCTCGGCCAGATCATCTTCACTAGTGCAGAAAAGCGACGCCTGCTCAACTCCATCACTCACCCGGAGATCCACAAGGCCATGCTCAAGCACATTCTTCTCTACTTCCTCCGAGGTGAGGATGGTAGAGGTGCGGTTGTGCCTCTCCTACTCTCCGATTGCTTTCTCTGATAACTGCAGAAccagctgtagtgtccttgcTGTGAAGATCCACCCCTTGTCTCTTTTACTTAGGATACCACTACATCATCCTGGATGTGCCGCTGCTGTTTGAGACACGCCGCCTCACACGCTTCCTTAATCACACAGTTGTGGTGTACTGGTAGGTCTGCCTCTCTCTTCATTGTGTCGGCCAGCAATCTTGCTGCACTGCGTCTGTGCAAATAAAGATCTGTGAACATGACCATCTGTCCCGTGAAGCAACAAATTTTCACTTCGCTTGATCTCGGTAATTGTGATCAAAACATTTCCCACtgaaaaagaataattaaaatctGATAGTGAGCAGGGAAACGGTCAAAAAACTGGAAGTTGACCTATTGTCATTTCTTAAAATGTCCAAGTCATACTGCAGGTGTTATTCTGTGTTTATGGAGGAATGAAGGTTGGAATAACCGCAGCTGAAATAGCCTGCTGGTTAACACTGTAATTCCCGCACCTGACTTTCAGTGTCTGGAGTGTTGATACAAGTTCACCACTTCCCTGTGTCCCTTTGCTGTTATTTCAGTGACCCCACCACTCAGCTGTCACGCCTGATGCAGAGGGACAGCTTGACccagcagcaggcagagcagCGCATTGCTGCTCAGATGCCCCTGAACGAGAAGCGCGGGCTGGCTAACCATGTCATTGAGAACTCAGGCAGCCGTGAGGACACCCTTAGACAGGTTCTCAGGCTGCACTCCAAGCTGGAGGACTCGATGGAATTCCTAGTGGTGAGGGGTCTGGCAGTCGCTTTAGCACTGGGACTCGGAGGCTTGCTTCTCTATACAGTAAAGTTGTTGGGATCATAGCACTGAGTACATCTTTATTAGGCTATAGAAATCACTACTTTGCGTTGCAGTGCAGTTTAGTATTCCTAATTGTGCAATGTGCACTGAAacacaactttttaaaatatttatattaatacgaattagattttttatttttattgaatgtCGGTGGacaatttttaaagatttttggTGTTAGCTGCTGATGTTTGACAGAAAGATCAGAGCAATGTTGACATCTCATGCTACTGTCTCATTCCTACGACTCAGTTGTCGTGTAATCTAGTGGTGTGGAACTTTTTAATATGATCTGCAAAGTGTTTCATGTTAGTTTTGCTACATTATTCCTCTCAAAATTAATATCGAAAATACAgatactatatatatttatgtttcaCCTAATAAACAAAACCACTATAAAGCTCAtgagtgtttttatttagaGTTATTAGGAGTATAGATCAGGTATTGCAGCAACCTTCACCACTAGATGGGGATGCAATACATCTGTACAGTTAACACAAACCAGGCTAGCAAAGTTTCTCTTAAAGCTGGACAGACGAGGAGAACTTTTGTATCAGTTTTATAGcacaaaatacaaattacagaagagttttagatttattttctaCTCtactgtgtgaaaaataatttagatCTTCTTTGTGTGCCTGTCACGagttttaaatgcattatacCAGTGCAGAGCTTATCACAGGAGCGAAACCATTCAAGTAAATTAAAGAAACTTTTGCActttcattttgcacattgctCACATTTATTGTGCATTCCTATTTCCATTactgaattaaaagaaaaaaaatctctttcaacgtacacattttctttggaaaatccCTTACATAAATGTCATCATCACTACTACACTTTAATAAATTACCAgtgaaaacagcaacaaatttaGTGTAGACTATGGCAGGATGATGATGCTTTATATTCTGCATTGCTCATTTTTTATAATGTGTATACTGAGTCAAGTAGAATggcttaaaatatatatactgtgtatgcGCGTATATAcactgtgtatatgtatatacgcacacacacactgtatatatatttttaaaaaaagtcacatggccagattttcatgcaagtcATAAAACTAAAGACAGAGAACCCAGTTAAACAATTGAGACAAAAAGATTATACTTGCTCGTTTATTTAATGAGGAAAATAGATAGATGAAAATCTCATCATGTTCTAGGCCCCACTTATACTGAAGTAGAGAAAATTATAAAGGGCTCACAAACTTTCAAACAccactgtattttaataaatgcataaaatatcagctatttttaaaatactaaatgCTGTCTTCAGAACCCATCGGTCAactcatgtaaatgtttatatgctcAAAGAGACTGACAGAATTGAATTAGTACTATTTGTAGCCCCTTCCACTGTTACATTTTCAGCGCTTTGTCATTGTGCTAAGGGGGGcgctgtggcacagtgggttggaccgggtcctgctttccggtgggtctggggttcgagtcccacttggggcgccttgcgacagactggtatcctgtcctgggtgtgtcccctccccctccggccttacgccctgcgttgccgggttaggctccggttccccgcgaccccgtatgggacaagcggttcagaaagtgtgtgtgtgtgtgtgtgtgtgtgtgtgtgtgtgtgtgtgtgtgtgtgtgtgtgtgtcattgtgctGTAGCTGTATACTCCAGACTTAAATTTTGTTCTGTGTTCCTCAAAATTACATAGCGCCATACTGCAGTATAAAACTAGGGCAGTGGTATTTTGCAGTAAtgttataataacaataatagatGTGTATTTTGGAGGCAATGGCTCTGATTTCTAGACTTAGTAGGACACCTACCATGTATGCCAGTTTTGAAGATCTTGGAATCTTATTCTTCACTGAGCCATTCATTGCATAATTCAGATTCATTTATCCAAAGGGATTAGCTAAGGTTCATGGAATACcggtaataaatgtaatattatggAATACCTGCAATGTGACAGGATCAGTAAACAGGTTTCTACTTCCTTTTATCTTATGACATACAAAatgtggtgtttttatttaagtGATTCATTATTAACcatacatgcatacattatTGTTTGTAAGTTTTGGTAAATAGGTTGTTTAACCCATTTTCTGGTATTTATTGTTTTCCAAGTTTCAAAAAGTATAAAAGGGAAAACTTAGTAAGTCCTTAGTTTTTTCTGTTGAGTTTAATGTGATTTGAATCATGCCATTCATTCAATGACATGTCACAACATGCCACTCAGTCAAGATAACAGTTCAgctggaaaagaaaaggaaaaaaaaaaactgagtataTAGAGAAAGACCAAGTCTGTGTACCAGGAAATCTAAAGG
Proteins encoded in this window:
- the dcakd gene encoding dephospho-CoA kinase domain-containing protein — translated: MMFLVGLTGGIASGKSTVSSMLRELGCPVIDADVVARQVVEPNSSAYCRIVQHFGQEVLLENGEIDRQKLGQIIFTSAEKRRLLNSITHPEIHKAMLKHILLYFLRGYHYIILDVPLLFETRRLTRFLNHTVVVYCDPTTQLSRLMQRDSLTQQQAEQRIAAQMPLNEKRGLANHVIENSGSREDTLRQVLRLHSKLEDSMEFLVVRGLAVALALGLGGLLLYTVKLLGS